In Vagococcus luciliae, one genomic interval encodes:
- the nrdD gene encoding anaerobic ribonucleoside-triphosphate reductase has product MSKISEEIDTINVIKRDGRTVDFDIAKITAALLKAENKINGPIDDLSIRKIDELVFKIVSEITSRFSKDVKIYEIQNIVEHILLENREYSLAQEYINYRTKRDFERAESTDINVTIEKLLNKDQRLVNENANKDSDVFNTQRDLTAGIVGKSIGLKMLPPHVANAHQKGEIHYHDLDYHPYSPMTNCCLIDFESMLNNGFKIGNAEVEPPKSIQTATAQISQIIANVASSQYGGCSADRIDEFLAPFAKKNYEKHLEDAKQWIDDESKHDEYAKQKTSKDIYDSMQSLEYEINTLFTSNGQTPFTSLGFGLGTDWFEREIQRAIFLNRIKGLGGEHRTAIFPKLIFTIKDGVNLKPSDPNYDIKELALECATKRMYPDILNYDKIVELTGSFKVPMGCRSFLQGWKDETGKEVNAGRMNLGVVTLNLPRIALEANGHIETFWSLLDERLSIAKDALVFRVKRCKEATPANAPILYMYGAFGDRLNKNESVDELFRNKRATVSLGYIGLYEVASSFFGGEWEENPKAKEFTLEILKYLKQHTDAWGDEYGYHFSVYSTPSESLTDRFCRLDKEKFGEIENITDKEYYTNSFHYDVRKNPTPFEKLDFEKDYPKYCSGGFIHYCEYPVLQQNRKALEAVWDYAYDKVGYLGTNTPIDHCYECGFEGDFNPTERGFECPQCHNNDPKTCDVVKRTCGYLGNPQARPMVHGRHKEISSRVKHMK; this is encoded by the coding sequence ATGAGCAAAATATCAGAAGAAATTGATACGATTAATGTCATTAAAAGAGATGGACGTACGGTTGATTTTGACATTGCAAAAATAACAGCGGCACTACTGAAAGCAGAAAATAAAATAAATGGTCCAATTGATGATTTATCTATTAGAAAAATTGATGAATTAGTATTCAAAATTGTTTCTGAGATTACATCTCGTTTTTCTAAAGATGTGAAGATTTATGAGATTCAAAATATCGTTGAACATATACTTCTTGAAAATCGTGAATATTCTTTAGCTCAAGAATATATAAATTATCGAACTAAGCGAGATTTTGAACGGGCAGAATCAACAGATATTAATGTGACAATTGAGAAATTATTAAATAAGGATCAACGTTTAGTAAATGAAAATGCGAATAAAGATAGTGATGTATTTAATACCCAAAGAGATTTGACTGCAGGAATTGTTGGAAAATCAATCGGCTTGAAAATGTTGCCTCCCCATGTGGCAAATGCTCATCAGAAAGGTGAAATTCATTATCATGATTTAGATTATCATCCCTATTCACCTATGACAAATTGTTGTTTAATTGATTTTGAGAGTATGTTAAATAATGGATTTAAAATTGGTAATGCTGAAGTTGAGCCTCCTAAGTCAATTCAAACAGCGACAGCACAAATTTCTCAAATTATCGCAAACGTGGCATCTAGTCAGTATGGTGGATGTTCGGCAGATAGAATTGATGAATTTTTAGCTCCTTTTGCGAAGAAAAATTATGAAAAGCATTTAGAGGATGCCAAACAATGGATAGATGATGAGTCTAAACACGATGAATATGCGAAACAAAAAACAAGTAAAGATATTTATGATTCTATGCAAAGTTTAGAGTATGAAATTAATACATTGTTTACTTCTAACGGTCAAACGCCATTCACTTCATTAGGATTTGGTCTTGGTACGGATTGGTTTGAGCGAGAAATTCAACGCGCAATTTTCTTAAATCGTATTAAGGGGCTTGGAGGAGAACATCGTACAGCGATTTTCCCAAAATTAATTTTTACGATTAAAGATGGTGTTAACTTGAAACCAAGTGATCCAAATTACGATATCAAAGAGTTAGCATTAGAGTGTGCGACTAAAAGAATGTATCCTGACATATTGAATTACGATAAAATTGTTGAGTTAACTGGTAGTTTTAAAGTTCCAATGGGATGTCGATCATTTTTACAAGGTTGGAAAGACGAGACAGGTAAGGAAGTTAATGCTGGACGTATGAATTTAGGCGTAGTGACATTAAATTTGCCACGCATCGCGTTGGAAGCTAATGGTCACATAGAAACATTTTGGTCATTGTTAGATGAACGTTTATCTATTGCTAAAGATGCCCTGGTTTTTCGTGTGAAAAGATGTAAAGAGGCAACACCAGCTAATGCGCCTATTTTATATATGTATGGTGCATTTGGCGATAGATTGAATAAAAATGAGTCAGTTGATGAATTATTTAGAAATAAACGAGCAACCGTTTCTCTAGGATATATTGGATTGTATGAGGTAGCTTCTTCATTCTTTGGTGGCGAATGGGAAGAAAATCCTAAAGCCAAAGAATTTACTTTAGAAATATTGAAATATCTAAAACAACATACTGATGCATGGGGCGACGAGTATGGTTATCACTTTAGCGTATATTCAACACCTAGTGAGAGTTTAACTGATCGTTTCTGTCGTTTAGATAAAGAAAAATTTGGTGAGATTGAAAATATTACAGATAAAGAATACTACACAAATAGTTTTCATTATGATGTGAGAAAAAATCCTACGCCATTTGAAAAATTAGATTTTGAAAAAGATTACCCTAAATATTGTTCAGGTGGCTTCATTCATTACTGTGAATATCCAGTCTTGCAACAAAATAGAAAAGCATTAGAAGCGGTGTGGGATTATGCTTATGATAAAGTTGGGTATTTAGGCACTAATACACCAATTGACCATTGTTATGAATGTGGTTTTGAGGGGGATTTTAATCCAACTGAACGTGGTTTTGAATGTCCACAATGCCACAATAATGACCCAAAAACATGTGATGTAGTAAAACGAACATGTGGCTACTTAGGTAACCCACAAGCAAGACCAATGGTTCATGGTCGTCATAAAGAAATTTCATCACGAGTAAAACATATGAAATAA
- the rny gene encoding ribonuclease Y produces the protein MAATILLAIIGLIVGLAIGYFIAMTRHKRSIEGANNTATGIIRQAKKEAETLKKEHLLEAKELNQQYRFEIESELKEERAELKNQENRLLQRENNLDRKDDSLEKRERSLEEKEEKLDSRKQLIDEREKEVSTLIEKQEIELERIANLSKDEAQDIIMNDMKAELSHDRAMLIKESAQRVKDEVDRKARNMLALAIQRSAADQISELTVTVVTLPNDDMKGRIIGREGRNIRTLETLTGIDLIIDDTPEAVVLSGFDPIRREIARMTLEKLIQDGRIHPARIEEMVEKSRKEMDERIREYGENAAFEVGVHSLHPDLIKILGRLRFRTSYGQNVLNHSIEVAKLAGVLAEELGEDATLARRAGLLHDIGKALDHEVDGSHVEIGTELVSKYKENPVVINAVASHHGDVEATSVISVLVAAADALSAARPGARSESLENYIKRLERLEGIANDFPGVDTSFAIQAGREIRVVVKPSEVTDDEAVILVHDIRKRIEDELEYPGHIKVTVVREVRAVDYAK, from the coding sequence ATGGCTGCTACAATACTCCTTGCTATCATCGGTTTAATTGTAGGTCTAGCAATTGGCTATTTTATTGCCATGACTCGACATAAGAGGTCTATAGAAGGTGCGAATAATACTGCCACCGGAATTATTCGACAAGCCAAGAAAGAGGCTGAGACTCTAAAAAAAGAGCATTTGTTGGAAGCAAAAGAACTGAATCAACAATACCGATTCGAAATCGAAAGTGAGCTGAAGGAAGAAAGAGCTGAATTAAAAAATCAAGAAAATAGACTGTTACAAAGGGAAAATAATCTTGATCGAAAAGATGACTCTTTAGAAAAACGCGAACGTTCACTTGAAGAAAAAGAGGAAAAACTTGATTCAAGGAAACAATTGATTGATGAGCGGGAAAAAGAGGTATCAACCTTAATTGAAAAGCAAGAGATAGAATTAGAGCGTATTGCTAATCTATCTAAAGATGAAGCGCAAGATATTATCATGAACGACATGAAAGCAGAATTGTCACATGATCGGGCGATGTTGATTAAAGAAAGTGCACAACGTGTAAAAGATGAAGTAGATCGTAAAGCACGTAATATGTTAGCTTTAGCAATTCAGCGAAGTGCTGCTGATCAGATCTCTGAATTGACAGTGACAGTTGTCACATTACCAAACGATGATATGAAAGGTCGAATTATCGGACGAGAAGGCCGAAATATACGAACACTTGAAACATTAACAGGTATTGATTTGATTATTGATGATACACCAGAAGCAGTCGTCTTATCTGGATTTGATCCAATTAGACGAGAAATTGCTCGAATGACATTGGAAAAATTAATTCAAGATGGTCGAATTCATCCTGCAAGAATTGAAGAGATGGTGGAAAAATCTCGTAAGGAAATGGATGAACGAATTCGTGAATATGGTGAAAATGCAGCATTTGAAGTGGGAGTTCATTCATTACATCCTGATTTAATTAAAATACTTGGTCGCTTAAGATTTAGAACAAGTTATGGTCAAAATGTATTAAATCACTCAATAGAAGTAGCAAAACTAGCAGGTGTCTTAGCTGAAGAGCTAGGAGAAGATGCAACGTTAGCACGTAGAGCTGGATTACTACATGATATCGGTAAGGCTTTAGATCATGAAGTAGATGGCTCTCATGTTGAAATAGGAACAGAATTAGTAAGTAAATATAAAGAAAATCCAGTAGTAATTAATGCTGTTGCGTCACATCATGGTGATGTAGAAGCAACCTCTGTAATCTCTGTCTTAGTTGCAGCAGCAGATGCTTTATCAGCTGCTCGACCAGGGGCAAGAAGTGAATCTTTAGAAAATTATATTAAACGTTTAGAACGTTTAGAAGGAATTGCTAATGATTTCCCTGGAGTTGACACAAGTTTTGCAATACAGGCTGGTAGAGAAATTCGAGTTGTAGTGAAACCAAGTGAAGTGACAGATGACGAAGCCGTTATATTGGTTCATGACATTCGTAAGAGAATAGAAGACGAGCTTGAATATCCTGGACACATTAAAGTAACGGTTGTTCGTGAAGTTAGAGCAGTAGATTATGCAAAATAA